From a region of the Mycobacteroides saopaulense genome:
- a CDS encoding cytochrome P450 yields MATINSTDYLIDQAKRRLPTMNTLPGLGYVENYLNNREWPMAELATPPAGSGLKPVMGDQGLPMLGHMVEMFRGGIDWVLNMYQERGPVSWTQTPIGKIVAALGPDATQAVFSNANKDFSQQGWVPVIGPFFSRGLMLLDFQEHREHRLIMQQAFLRSRLAGYVEQIDSVASEIVAEWPTNDSRFLFYPAIKELTLDVASVVFMGNEPHAQHDRLDKVNKAFVATTRAGGAIFRFGLPPFKWWQGLQGRKLLEEYFIERVGIARQKDSGADMLTALCHAETDEGDAFSDTDIVNHMIFLMMAAHDTTTSTTTTMAYYLAANPEWQERVREESDRLGDGPLDIDSLEKLESLDLVMNEALRLVTPLPFNIRSTVRDTDLLGFHIPANTMINIWPGMNHRLPELWTDPEKFDPDRFSEPRNEHKRHRYAFSPFGGGAHKCIGMVFGQLEIKAVMHRLLRRYRFELAHPNYQAKWDYAGMPLPIDGMPIVLRPLH; encoded by the coding sequence ATGGCGACGATCAACAGCACCGATTACCTCATCGACCAGGCCAAACGCCGCCTCCCCACGATGAACACCCTTCCGGGGTTGGGATACGTCGAGAATTACCTCAACAACCGCGAATGGCCGATGGCCGAACTGGCGACGCCACCGGCAGGCAGCGGTCTGAAGCCGGTGATGGGTGACCAGGGGCTGCCGATGCTCGGGCACATGGTCGAGATGTTCCGCGGGGGCATCGACTGGGTGCTCAACATGTACCAGGAGCGCGGTCCGGTCAGCTGGACCCAAACGCCTATCGGCAAGATCGTCGCGGCACTGGGCCCCGACGCCACCCAGGCGGTATTCAGCAATGCCAACAAGGACTTCTCCCAGCAAGGCTGGGTTCCCGTCATCGGTCCCTTCTTCAGCCGCGGGCTGATGCTGCTGGACTTCCAGGAGCACCGCGAGCACCGGCTGATCATGCAGCAGGCGTTCCTGCGCAGCCGGCTGGCGGGCTACGTGGAGCAGATCGACTCGGTGGCCAGCGAGATCGTCGCCGAGTGGCCGACCAACGACAGCCGGTTCCTCTTCTACCCGGCTATCAAGGAACTGACCCTGGACGTCGCCTCGGTGGTGTTCATGGGTAATGAGCCCCATGCCCAGCACGACCGGCTAGACAAGGTCAACAAGGCATTCGTCGCGACCACCCGCGCCGGTGGCGCCATCTTCCGGTTCGGCTTGCCTCCCTTCAAGTGGTGGCAGGGATTGCAGGGACGCAAGCTCCTGGAGGAATACTTCATCGAGCGGGTCGGCATTGCCCGCCAAAAGGATTCGGGTGCCGACATGCTGACGGCGCTATGCCACGCCGAGACCGACGAGGGTGACGCCTTCTCCGACACCGACATCGTCAACCACATGATCTTCTTGATGATGGCCGCCCATGACACCACCACGTCGACCACGACGACGATGGCCTACTACCTGGCCGCCAATCCCGAATGGCAAGAACGGGTTCGGGAGGAGTCGGACCGTCTTGGCGACGGCCCGCTGGACATCGACTCGTTGGAGAAGCTGGAAAGCCTCGACCTGGTGATGAACGAGGCATTGCGCCTCGTGACCCCACTGCCCTTCAACATCCGCTCAACGGTGCGCGATACCGATCTTCTCGGATTCCATATCCCGGCCAACACCATGATCAACATCTGGCCGGGCATGAACCACCGCCTGCCCGAATTGTGGACCGACCCGGAGAAGTTCGATCCGGACCGCTTCTCCGAACCACGCAACGAGCACAAGCGTCACCGGTATGCGTTCTCGCCCTTCGGCGGGGGTGCGCACAAGTGCATCGGCATGGTGTTCGGCCAGCTGGAGATCAAAGCCGTCATGCACCGTCTGCTGCGGCGTTACCGGTTCGAGCTGGCCCACCCCAATTACCAGGCCAAGTGGGACTACGCCGGTATGCCGCTGCCAATCGACGGCATGCCAATCGTCCTGCGCCCCTTGCACTGA
- a CDS encoding 2-isopropylmalate synthase: protein MHSSTTISPRNDLFADRFGVPLPRGLREEARDMSWASFCQTYERSTGALRLGQWSEANGTYQATLAIGERIESSTVSACGPMAALTAMLSERGIRMETLRFHQMHDGDQTVTFVCGTNGMGTAWAMGRARDATRSSLKAVTACANRLAC, encoded by the coding sequence ATGCACTCCTCGACAACAATCTCCCCGCGCAACGACCTGTTCGCGGATCGCTTCGGTGTCCCGCTGCCGCGTGGACTGCGCGAAGAAGCTCGCGACATGTCCTGGGCCTCGTTCTGCCAGACCTACGAGCGCAGCACGGGCGCGCTGAGACTGGGTCAGTGGTCCGAGGCCAACGGCACTTATCAGGCGACACTGGCGATCGGTGAGCGCATCGAATCGTCAACGGTCAGTGCCTGTGGGCCGATGGCGGCGCTGACCGCCATGCTGTCCGAGCGGGGGATACGGATGGAAACGCTGCGCTTCCATCAGATGCACGACGGCGATCAGACGGTCACCTTCGTGTGCGGCACCAATGGCATGGGCACCGCCTGGGCGATGGGCCGCGCCCGGGACGCCACCAGGTCATCGCTCAAGGCGGTCACCGCCTGCGCCAATCGGCTGGCCTGCTGA
- a CDS encoding CobW family GTP-binding protein, which translates to MIPVTIVSGFLGAGKTTLLNNLLRNTLGVRIGVVVNDFGAINIDAMLVAGQVDSTMTMSNGCLCCTADDDELAGMLTALAGRDIDAIVIEASGLAEPLPLVRMVLAATADDRRIGYGGLVTVVDTAQYEDVAARHPEIAQHLALADLVVLNKIDLADAGDRTHLRAVVKERNPRASIVETTGADVDPRLLFDKKERPETFGQLSLEDLIREDHNHEHHAHHHYETVEFSTERSLHPRRLVEFLDSQPAGVYRIKGVVRLGDKTLAVHTVGDHISVEKTVKGVNLAAGASLVLIGTHLDGDTITERLHALVDDPPDPDPERSMLVLGKYLR; encoded by the coding sequence TTGATACCGGTCACGATCGTCTCCGGGTTCCTGGGCGCGGGTAAGACCACGCTGCTGAACAACCTGCTGCGCAACACCTTGGGTGTGCGAATCGGCGTGGTGGTCAACGACTTCGGCGCCATCAATATCGACGCCATGCTGGTCGCCGGTCAAGTCGATTCGACCATGACCATGTCCAATGGATGTCTGTGCTGCACCGCCGATGACGACGAGCTGGCCGGCATGCTGACCGCTCTGGCCGGCCGGGACATCGACGCGATCGTGATCGAAGCCAGCGGGCTGGCCGAGCCACTGCCCCTGGTGCGCATGGTGCTGGCGGCGACGGCCGACGACCGCCGGATCGGTTACGGGGGACTGGTCACCGTCGTCGACACCGCCCAGTACGAAGACGTCGCGGCCCGGCACCCCGAGATCGCCCAGCACCTGGCCCTGGCAGATCTGGTGGTTCTCAACAAGATTGACCTGGCCGACGCGGGAGACCGCACCCACCTGCGTGCCGTGGTCAAGGAGCGCAACCCCCGTGCCTCCATCGTGGAGACCACCGGGGCCGACGTCGACCCGCGGCTGCTGTTCGACAAGAAGGAGCGCCCCGAGACGTTCGGTCAGCTCTCCCTGGAAGACCTCATCCGCGAGGACCACAATCACGAGCACCACGCCCACCACCACTACGAAACGGTGGAGTTCAGCACGGAACGCTCACTGCATCCGCGACGGCTCGTGGAGTTCCTCGACAGTCAGCCCGCGGGCGTGTACCGCATCAAGGGCGTGGTGCGGCTCGGCGACAAGACACTGGCCGTGCACACCGTGGGGGACCACATCAGCGTCGAGAAGACGGTCAAGGGGGTGAACCTCGCGGCGGGGGCCAGTCTTGTGCTCATCGGCACGCACCTGGACGGCGACACCATCACCGAGCGCCTGCATGCCCTTGTCGACGATCCGCCCGACCCCGATCCGGAACGGTCGATGCTGGTCCTGGGAAAGTATTTGCGCTAA
- a CDS encoding TetR/AcrR family transcriptional regulator has translation MVSPARSGTQTRGDRQRDAIMTAVAELIAENHSFADLSVSAISERAGVGRSGFYFYFDSKYSVLAQMVGDAFAELDELTHYFAPRGEDETPEQFANRMVGSAAASFAHNDPLMKACQEARITDPTIAGLLDDLTDVVIGKILKIAEIEVNERGAQPISDDLPALVRSLVALTASTVSGDSSFVGRDTDPARALATVETLWRVSLLGR, from the coding sequence GTGGTCAGTCCAGCGCGCAGTGGCACGCAGACCCGCGGCGATCGTCAGCGGGACGCGATCATGACGGCTGTCGCCGAGCTGATCGCGGAAAACCACAGCTTCGCCGACCTCTCGGTCAGCGCGATCAGTGAGCGAGCAGGGGTCGGCAGGTCGGGGTTCTACTTCTACTTCGACAGCAAGTATTCGGTGCTCGCGCAAATGGTCGGCGACGCATTCGCGGAACTCGACGAGCTCACCCACTACTTCGCTCCGCGCGGCGAAGACGAGACCCCCGAGCAGTTCGCCAACCGCATGGTGGGTAGTGCGGCCGCGTCGTTCGCGCACAACGACCCGCTCATGAAGGCATGCCAAGAGGCGCGGATCACCGATCCGACCATCGCCGGGCTGCTCGACGACCTCACCGACGTCGTCATCGGCAAGATTCTCAAGATCGCCGAGATCGAGGTCAACGAACGCGGCGCGCAACCCATTTCGGACGATCTGCCCGCGTTGGTGCGGTCCCTGGTGGCACTTACCGCGTCCACCGTGTCAGGCGACAGCTCCTTCGTCGGACGCGACACCGATCCCGCCCGGGCGCTGGCAACCGTCGAAACGCTATGGCGTGTCAGCCTTTTGGGGCGCTGA
- a CDS encoding NAD(P)H-dependent oxidoreductase: protein MAEEVAEKNVLAIVGSLRKASLNRQLVEAAAENTPDGVSVRIYEGLADLPHYNEDIDGDGAPAAAEALRAAVADADAVLLVSPENNGTISSSLKNAIDWLSRPFGSSVFKGKPTVVIGTSAGRYGGIWAIDETRKAAGIATANVLEDVKLAVPSSAFDGKHPREHAETVAELTKTLDALVSASGS, encoded by the coding sequence ATGGCCGAGGAAGTGGCAGAGAAGAACGTGCTGGCGATCGTCGGAAGCCTGCGCAAGGCATCGCTCAATCGCCAGCTCGTGGAGGCGGCCGCGGAGAACACGCCGGACGGCGTGAGCGTGCGTATCTACGAGGGGCTGGCCGATCTTCCGCACTACAACGAGGACATCGACGGCGACGGTGCGCCGGCTGCCGCCGAAGCCCTGCGCGCGGCCGTCGCCGATGCCGACGCGGTGCTGCTGGTCAGCCCGGAGAACAACGGCACCATTTCCAGCTCGCTCAAGAATGCGATCGATTGGCTGTCGCGGCCCTTTGGCTCCAGCGTGTTCAAGGGCAAGCCGACTGTCGTGATCGGGACCTCGGCGGGCCGCTACGGCGGCATCTGGGCGATCGACGAGACCCGTAAGGCTGCCGGGATCGCGACCGCCAACGTGCTCGAGGACGTCAAACTTGCTGTGCCTTCCTCGGCCTTCGACGGCAAGCACCCGCGTGAGCATGCCGAGACGGTCGCTGAGCTGACCAAGACACTGGACGCATTGGTTTCAGCTTCCGGCAGCTAA
- a CDS encoding SDR family oxidoreductase: MTVLVTGATGNIGRKVVDHLVRLGVSDIRALTTSPDKAALPAGVTPIVGYLGKPEGLEGAFDGVERMYLAPLSSTAAAVLEMARAAGVRHVVALTGDASWWAEQASAVENSGLGWTQLGPGEFMENYAMWVEQIKRTGAVHEPERQVAQSPIAMDDIARVAAAVLHAGDEHLDKKYPITGPEAVTRRQLVQTIAEVAGVDVRYVISSAEAAVRELRPTMGDRAQWYIDTLTDPEFEQPANTLVLELTGYPGTTFAQWVADNVGLFR, encoded by the coding sequence ATGACCGTCCTCGTCACTGGCGCTACCGGAAACATCGGCCGGAAGGTCGTCGACCATCTGGTTCGTTTGGGTGTCAGTGATATTCGGGCCTTGACCACCTCGCCGGACAAGGCGGCGCTGCCGGCCGGGGTGACGCCCATCGTCGGATACCTCGGCAAGCCCGAGGGTCTTGAGGGTGCGTTCGACGGTGTCGAGCGGATGTACCTGGCGCCGCTGTCGTCCACGGCTGCGGCGGTGCTGGAGATGGCGCGCGCCGCCGGGGTGCGCCATGTGGTGGCGCTGACGGGGGATGCGTCGTGGTGGGCCGAACAGGCGAGCGCCGTCGAAAACAGCGGTCTGGGGTGGACTCAGCTCGGCCCCGGAGAGTTCATGGAGAACTACGCCATGTGGGTCGAACAGATCAAACGCACCGGTGCGGTGCACGAGCCCGAGCGCCAGGTAGCCCAGTCGCCGATCGCGATGGATGACATCGCAAGGGTGGCCGCGGCCGTCCTGCATGCGGGGGACGAGCACTTAGATAAGAAGTATCCGATCACCGGCCCGGAAGCGGTGACGCGGCGGCAGCTGGTACAGACCATCGCCGAGGTGGCCGGTGTCGATGTGCGCTACGTGATCAGTTCGGCCGAGGCGGCCGTGCGTGAGCTGCGGCCGACGATGGGGGACCGGGCCCAGTGGTACATCGACACGTTGACCGATCCTGAATTCGAGCAGCCGGCGAACACCTTGGTGCTTGAACTGACCGGGTACCCGGGTACCACTTTCGCGCAGTGGGTGGCCGACAACGTGGGACTCTTCCGCTAG
- a CDS encoding NAD(P)H-binding protein has protein sequence MPQKVVIAGGHGQIAAHLIRLLAGRGDTAIALIRNPDHAADVRAWGGQPLILDLESADVGSVADALAGADAAVFAAGAGPGSGPARKDTVDRAAAVLLAEAAEQAQVRRFIQISAFGAGEPAPTTGDESWIAYVIAKTAAEEDLRTRDSLDWTILRPGLLTDAAPTGSVTLSASKIARGSVPRADVAAVVTELLNAPNTRHEVLFLTAGATPITGAVSAL, from the coding sequence ATGCCCCAGAAAGTCGTCATCGCAGGTGGTCACGGGCAGATCGCCGCACATCTGATCCGACTACTCGCGGGGCGCGGCGATACTGCTATCGCGCTGATCCGCAATCCCGACCACGCAGCCGATGTCCGGGCGTGGGGCGGGCAACCACTGATCCTGGACCTGGAATCGGCCGACGTGGGATCGGTCGCCGATGCCCTCGCCGGGGCCGATGCCGCAGTATTTGCCGCGGGCGCCGGGCCCGGCAGCGGCCCGGCACGCAAGGACACCGTGGACCGTGCCGCGGCGGTTCTGCTGGCCGAGGCCGCCGAACAGGCGCAGGTGCGCCGGTTCATCCAGATCAGCGCCTTCGGCGCCGGCGAGCCCGCGCCGACCACAGGTGACGAGTCCTGGATCGCCTACGTGATCGCGAAGACGGCCGCCGAGGAAGATCTGCGCACCCGCGACAGCCTGGACTGGACGATCCTGCGCCCGGGGCTGCTCACCGATGCGGCGCCCACCGGTTCAGTCACCTTGTCGGCCAGCAAGATCGCACGTGGATCTGTGCCCCGCGCCGATGTCGCGGCGGTGGTCACCGAGTTGCTGAACGCGCCGAACACCCGGCACGAGGTTCTGTTCCTCACCGCGGGCGCCACCCCGATCACCGGCGCGGTGTCTGCGCTTTAG
- a CDS encoding DUF4349 domain-containing protein — protein MAAVACSGGSHSRTEATQEGGYPATAAPTYTQLPAAPLRDSIQQQAPRHGPPTESKRDIVKTGTMTISVPNPSEAADKAAGLAESANGRVESRSEDAGSGSGRARTSIVLRIPAAKLDGVLRDLKELGKVKSADTNSDDVTSQRVDLDARIAALQTSVDRLLGIMRDSKDTDALIKAESELSKRQADLDSLRAQRNQLGDQIAYSSVTVTFLADEVGLPPTPPKYQGFLGQIERGWDGLVAAANSVLLLFGLLLPWLGALAVLGAAGYGIRRTVLQRRSDTTPSAPQKADTP, from the coding sequence ATGGCAGCGGTGGCGTGCTCGGGCGGCTCGCACTCCCGCACTGAGGCAACCCAGGAAGGCGGCTACCCGGCCACCGCGGCGCCCACGTACACCCAGCTCCCGGCGGCACCGCTGCGCGACTCGATACAGCAGCAGGCCCCTCGGCACGGGCCGCCGACCGAGTCCAAACGGGACATCGTCAAGACCGGAACCATGACGATCTCCGTCCCCAACCCCTCGGAGGCTGCCGACAAGGCGGCAGGGCTCGCCGAGTCGGCCAACGGCAGGGTGGAGAGCCGCTCCGAGGACGCCGGATCCGGATCCGGCCGTGCACGCACATCGATCGTGCTGCGAATCCCGGCCGCCAAGCTCGACGGCGTGCTGCGCGATCTCAAGGAACTGGGCAAGGTCAAATCCGCCGACACCAACAGCGATGACGTGACCTCGCAGCGGGTGGACCTGGATGCCAGGATCGCGGCGCTACAGACCTCCGTCGACCGGCTGCTCGGGATCATGCGCGATTCCAAGGACACCGATGCCTTGATCAAGGCCGAAAGCGAACTGTCCAAGCGCCAGGCCGATCTGGACAGTCTGCGCGCGCAACGCAACCAGCTCGGCGATCAGATCGCCTACAGCTCGGTCACCGTCACGTTCCTAGCCGACGAGGTTGGCCTCCCGCCGACACCGCCCAAGTACCAGGGGTTCCTCGGGCAGATCGAGCGCGGCTGGGATGGACTCGTGGCCGCTGCAAACAGCGTGCTGCTGCTGTTCGGACTGCTACTGCCCTGGCTCGGCGCGTTGGCTGTTCTCGGCGCAGCGGGCTACGGCATCCGACGCACGGTGCTGCAGCGCCGATCCGACACGACGCCGTCAGCGCCCCAAAAGGCTGACACGCCATAG
- a CDS encoding SDR family oxidoreductase: MAYEFTGKRCFVTGAASGIGRATALLLGREGAELFLTDRAADGLESVVEEIKAAGGKVSAYRALDISDYESVSAFAADILTTHPSMDVLLNIAGISVWGSVDRLSHQQWRSVVDINLMGPIHVIESFVPAMIKARNGGQIVNVSSAAGLVALPWHAAYSASKYGLRGVSEVLRFDLARYKIGVTVVVPGAVNTPLVRTVDIAGVDRDNPDVSKWVNRFVGHATSPEKVAERILHGISRNRYLVYTGVDIRALYLFKRTLWWPYSVAMRLANHAFTNALRPGFQKSGSNSQSTDS; encoded by the coding sequence ATGGCGTACGAATTCACCGGTAAGCGCTGCTTCGTCACGGGAGCCGCCAGCGGTATCGGACGGGCCACCGCGCTGCTTCTGGGGCGCGAGGGTGCCGAGCTGTTTTTGACCGATCGCGCCGCCGACGGGCTTGAGTCCGTCGTCGAGGAGATCAAGGCCGCCGGAGGAAAGGTCAGCGCCTACCGGGCGCTCGATATCTCCGACTACGAGTCGGTGTCCGCCTTCGCGGCCGACATCCTGACGACGCATCCGAGCATGGACGTCCTGCTCAACATCGCGGGCATATCCGTGTGGGGGTCTGTCGACAGGCTGAGCCACCAGCAGTGGCGTTCAGTGGTCGATATCAACCTGATGGGGCCCATCCACGTCATCGAGAGCTTTGTGCCCGCGATGATCAAGGCCCGTAACGGCGGCCAGATCGTGAACGTCTCCTCGGCGGCCGGCCTGGTGGCCCTGCCGTGGCATGCCGCCTACAGCGCCAGCAAGTACGGCCTGCGGGGCGTGTCGGAGGTACTGCGCTTCGATCTGGCCCGCTACAAGATCGGCGTCACCGTGGTGGTTCCCGGTGCGGTCAACACGCCGCTGGTACGCACCGTCGACATCGCCGGGGTGGATCGCGACAACCCTGACGTCAGTAAGTGGGTGAACCGATTCGTCGGGCACGCCACCTCACCGGAGAAGGTGGCCGAGCGAATCCTGCATGGCATCAGCCGCAACCGATACCTCGTCTACACCGGGGTCGATATCCGTGCGCTGTATCTGTTCAAACGCACGCTGTGGTGGCCCTATAGCGTCGCAATGCGCCTGGCCAATCATGCGTTCACGAACGCGCTGCGGCCCGGATTTCAGAAGTCGGGCTCGAATTCGCAGTCGACGGATTCCTAG
- a CDS encoding LLM class flavin-dependent oxidoreductase, producing the protein MRIGVTIEPRLPGAADFARRAEQLGVDSLWVPEVWGYDALTGLAYLAACTETIGLGTFVVQLGSRSPAMLATSALSLQQLSGGRFRLGVGASGPQVMEGWHGVRFTKPVQTTRETIDIVRMVGRGERLRYDGQVYTLPLPDSAGKALRPLVAPQQVPIYIAAMGPANLALTGELADGWLGNSFIPELAEVFLDPIRDAAVAAGRQLGDIDLVAPVALEFADTASDAAAAVKRHAAGYAFTIGAMGGSGRNFYNEAFTRLGYGDGVRIVESLWRTGDRDGARDAVPEDLGRLTNLVGTDEMIGQRLERYRASGISTLLVKLDTPYEEQLRALDRLLALL; encoded by the coding sequence ATGCGTATTGGTGTGACGATCGAGCCGCGGTTGCCGGGTGCCGCCGACTTCGCGCGGCGCGCGGAACAGCTGGGCGTCGACTCGCTCTGGGTGCCGGAGGTGTGGGGATACGACGCCCTCACCGGGCTCGCCTACCTGGCGGCCTGCACCGAGACGATAGGGCTGGGCACATTTGTGGTTCAGCTCGGATCGCGCTCGCCGGCGATGTTGGCGACCTCGGCGTTGAGCCTTCAACAGCTCTCCGGTGGGCGCTTCAGGCTGGGCGTCGGGGCCTCCGGGCCGCAGGTGATGGAGGGCTGGCATGGCGTGCGCTTCACCAAGCCGGTGCAGACCACACGGGAGACCATCGACATAGTCCGGATGGTGGGGCGCGGGGAGCGGCTCCGGTACGACGGCCAGGTGTACACGTTGCCGCTGCCGGACAGTGCCGGAAAGGCGTTGCGGCCCCTGGTGGCACCGCAGCAGGTGCCCATCTACATCGCGGCTATGGGCCCGGCCAATCTGGCGCTCACCGGTGAGTTGGCAGACGGATGGCTTGGCAACTCTTTCATCCCGGAGTTGGCCGAGGTGTTTTTGGACCCCATTCGCGACGCGGCGGTGGCAGCCGGGCGGCAGCTCGGCGATATCGATCTGGTGGCGCCGGTGGCGCTCGAATTCGCCGACACCGCAAGCGATGCCGCCGCCGCCGTCAAGCGCCATGCGGCCGGATACGCGTTCACCATCGGTGCCATGGGTGGTTCCGGGCGGAACTTCTACAACGAGGCATTCACCCGGCTCGGATACGGCGACGGTGTGCGTATCGTCGAATCCCTCTGGCGTACCGGAGATCGGGACGGCGCGCGTGATGCGGTTCCTGAGGATCTGGGCCGCCTCACAAACCTCGTCGGCACCGACGAGATGATCGGACAGCGGCTGGAACGCTATCGCGCGTCGGGCATCTCGACCCTGCTGGTCAAACTCGACACCCCTTACGAGGAGCAGCTCCGAGCACTCGATCGACTGCTCGCCTTGCTCTAA
- a CDS encoding TetR/AcrR family transcriptional regulator encodes MPGQEIPLLSVDLAQNPVRERAIATRNRALLLDAARQLLDEVGPDGMSMDAVANAAGVGKGTLFRRFGSRTGLLLALLDHEEHIEQEAFMFGPPPLGPDAPPLTRLIAFGRARLAFLERHLDLARATTADADAWHKAPPTMLVRAHIRSLLTQLECTGDLDAQTHALMSIIEPGYVHFATVSNGQSVTQLGDAWDDLVCKLCAR; translated from the coding sequence ATGCCTGGTCAAGAAATCCCCCTGCTTTCTGTCGACCTTGCGCAGAATCCGGTCCGCGAACGGGCCATTGCCACCCGCAACCGTGCCCTACTCCTGGACGCCGCCCGTCAGCTTCTCGACGAGGTGGGCCCGGACGGGATGTCGATGGATGCGGTCGCCAATGCCGCCGGCGTGGGCAAGGGGACGCTCTTTCGCCGTTTCGGCAGCCGCACTGGACTGCTGCTCGCGCTCCTTGACCACGAAGAGCACATCGAGCAAGAAGCGTTCATGTTCGGGCCACCGCCGCTGGGCCCCGACGCGCCGCCACTGACCCGGCTCATCGCGTTCGGACGAGCCCGGCTCGCCTTCCTGGAACGCCATCTCGACCTTGCCCGCGCCACCACCGCCGATGCCGATGCCTGGCACAAGGCACCGCCGACCATGCTGGTCCGCGCGCACATCCGGTCACTGCTGACCCAACTCGAATGCACCGGCGACCTGGACGCGCAGACCCACGCCCTGATGTCGATCATCGAGCCCGGATACGTGCACTTCGCCACCGTCTCCAACGGCCAGTCGGTGACTCAGCTCGGCGACGCGTGGGACGACCTGGTGTGCAAGCTGTGCGCACGCTGA
- a CDS encoding SDR family oxidoreductase → MVDIPGTIDPVQPYRPQERPLAGKVAVITGASANMGAALAQTLAHDGARIVVHYRSNHKAEQAAQVVRQIQESGGEAVSFQADLTIPENCTKLADAAFEAFGRWDILINTAGMIVRKPLADITEEEYDGVFNTNAKTVFFMMREAARRMADDGRILSFVTTMVGALAPTYSAYAGSKAPVEHFTKALAKEVGGRGITVNCIAPGPLQTSFFYPAESDDNIAWLESMSINGKIGRGDDILPVARLLVLPESGWTTAQTIFVNGGIISTVN, encoded by the coding sequence ATGGTCGACATCCCGGGGACAATCGATCCGGTTCAGCCCTATCGGCCGCAGGAGCGGCCGTTGGCGGGCAAGGTGGCGGTGATCACCGGGGCTTCGGCGAATATGGGTGCGGCACTTGCGCAGACGCTGGCTCACGATGGCGCCCGCATCGTGGTGCATTACCGAAGTAACCACAAGGCAGAGCAGGCCGCGCAGGTCGTTCGCCAGATTCAGGAGTCCGGTGGCGAGGCGGTCAGCTTCCAGGCCGACCTCACGATTCCGGAGAACTGCACCAAGCTCGCCGACGCTGCCTTCGAGGCATTCGGCCGGTGGGACATCCTGATCAACACCGCGGGAATGATCGTGCGCAAACCCTTGGCGGACATCACCGAGGAGGAGTACGACGGGGTTTTCAACACCAATGCCAAGACGGTGTTCTTCATGATGCGCGAGGCGGCACGCCGCATGGCCGACGACGGCCGGATCCTGAGCTTCGTCACCACGATGGTCGGTGCGCTGGCACCTACCTACAGTGCCTACGCCGGATCCAAGGCCCCCGTCGAGCATTTCACCAAGGCACTGGCCAAAGAGGTTGGTGGGCGCGGGATCACCGTCAACTGCATAGCACCCGGACCGCTGCAGACGAGCTTCTTCTACCCGGCCGAATCCGATGACAACATCGCCTGGCTGGAGTCGATGAGCATCAACGGCAAGATCGGGCGCGGCGACGACATCCTGCCCGTGGCCCGGCTGCTGGTTCTTCCCGAATCGGGGTGGACCACCGCGCAGACCATCTTCGTCAACGGCGGCATCATCTCCACCGTCAACTAG
- the nadE gene encoding ammonia-dependent NAD(+) synthetase, translating into MSSLREEIRSALDVSPTIDPADEVSRRVGFLKDYLRASGTKGFVLGISGGQDSALTGRLCQLAAQESRLEGIEAEFIAVRLPYGVQADEDDAQVALRFIDPDRTIVINIKDASDAATQAVADALGETPTDFVRGNVKARERMVVQYAAAGQHRLLVVGTDHAAEAVTGFFTKFGDGGVDVTPLTGLTKRQGAQILSHLGAPESISRKVPTADLEDHRPALPDEVALGVTYAQIDDYLEGKAVTVEAADRIEQWYLRTRHKRALPVTPFDGWWR; encoded by the coding sequence ATGAGCAGCCTTCGCGAAGAGATCCGGTCAGCCCTCGACGTCTCCCCCACGATCGATCCGGCCGACGAGGTATCGCGAAGAGTCGGATTCCTCAAGGACTATCTAAGAGCCAGCGGGACAAAGGGATTCGTACTGGGGATCTCCGGCGGACAGGACAGCGCCCTGACCGGGCGGCTATGCCAGCTGGCCGCGCAGGAGTCACGACTGGAAGGGATCGAGGCCGAGTTCATCGCGGTGCGCCTGCCCTATGGCGTTCAGGCCGACGAGGACGATGCCCAAGTGGCCCTTAGGTTTATCGACCCCGACCGCACCATCGTCATCAATATCAAGGATGCCTCCGATGCCGCGACCCAAGCGGTCGCCGACGCACTCGGCGAGACGCCCACGGATTTCGTGCGGGGCAACGTCAAGGCCCGGGAGCGGATGGTGGTCCAGTACGCGGCCGCGGGCCAGCACCGGCTGTTGGTTGTCGGCACCGATCACGCCGCCGAGGCGGTCACAGGGTTCTTCACCAAGTTCGGCGACGGCGGGGTCGACGTGACCCCACTCACGGGACTCACCAAACGTCAAGGTGCACAAATACTTTCCCACCTGGGCGCCCCGGAGAGCATCTCACGCAAGGTGCCCACGGCCGATCTGGAGGACCACCGCCCCGCACTGCCAGACGAGGTCGCCCTGGGCGTCACCTACGCGCAGATCGACGATTACCTGGAAGGCAAGGCCGTCACCGTCGAGGCTGCCGACCGCATCGAACAGTGGTACCTGCGGACCCGGCACAAGCGGGCCCTGCCGGTCACCCCGTTCGACGGCTGGTGGCGCTAG